Proteins co-encoded in one candidate division Zixibacteria bacterium HGW-Zixibacteria-1 genomic window:
- a CDS encoding peptidase M16 — MKPFRSLPYALIIMVLMAAGPVLSFEFSEIEKQIVEYKLDNGLTIIILPRHDAPVVSCVTHVDAGCVDDPMGSMGMAHMFEHMAFKGTREIGTTDIKKELKWIDEEDRIFELILAERAKGELADSALLASLDKQLAAAADSSDQYVITNEFGQIVESEGGIGMNAGTSYDNTVYYINYPSNRLELWMAMESDRFANPVLRQLYKEKQVIAEERRFRVTSSPTGKLFLNEFLGLAFNSHPYGKCMVGEMEEIQNYNRPVMRRQLSSHYVPRNMAIAIVGDVNPDEVIRLAKKYFGRLEDHPKPRPVMITEEAPFGVRTSTIYENSQPMFIMGYRIPPAVDPDYTALSALASYLGSGRTSALYKNLVKDKKSAVEASAFTGFPGEKFETLFGVFCIPSNDFTNAENESMILSEIEKVRTEPIPDSELEKIKAKAKSGLINALASNSGMAAQLADYYFTKGDWRELFKEIDRVNALTADDLKKAAEKYLDPDKRVVAYLEKPVEDKSN; from the coding sequence ATGAAGCCTTTCAGATCATTACCGTATGCTCTGATTATTATGGTTCTGATGGCTGCCGGGCCGGTCCTTTCTTTTGAATTTTCGGAAATCGAAAAGCAGATTGTTGAGTACAAACTGGACAACGGCCTGACCATCATTATCCTTCCCCGGCATGATGCCCCGGTGGTGTCATGTGTCACCCATGTCGATGCCGGATGTGTCGATGACCCGATGGGAAGCATGGGGATGGCCCATATGTTCGAACATATGGCCTTCAAAGGTACTCGCGAAATCGGGACCACCGATATTAAGAAAGAATTAAAATGGATTGACGAGGAAGACCGTATTTTTGAACTTATTCTTGCCGAACGGGCCAAAGGCGAATTGGCCGATTCCGCTTTGCTGGCTTCCCTCGATAAACAGCTTGCGGCCGCAGCCGATTCTTCGGATCAATATGTCATTACCAATGAATTCGGTCAAATCGTCGAAAGCGAAGGCGGCATCGGCATGAACGCCGGAACCAGTTATGATAATACCGTCTATTATATAAATTATCCTTCCAATCGGCTGGAATTATGGATGGCCATGGAATCCGACCGCTTTGCCAACCCGGTTCTCCGACAACTCTATAAGGAAAAGCAGGTTATTGCCGAAGAACGTCGCTTCCGGGTAACTTCCTCCCCCACCGGGAAACTTTTCCTGAATGAATTTCTGGGCCTGGCCTTTAATTCTCACCCCTACGGCAAATGTATGGTTGGTGAGATGGAAGAAATTCAGAATTATAATCGTCCGGTAATGCGCCGGCAGCTCTCCAGCCATTATGTTCCGCGCAACATGGCGATCGCCATCGTCGGGGACGTCAACCCCGATGAAGTCATCCGGCTCGCCAAAAAATATTTCGGCCGTCTCGAGGATCACCCTAAGCCGCGGCCCGTCATGATTACAGAAGAGGCTCCGTTTGGTGTTCGGACGTCGACGATTTATGAAAATTCACAGCCCATGTTTATTATGGGTTACCGGATTCCTCCCGCCGTTGATCCCGATTATACCGCCCTCAGCGCCCTGGCAAGTTACCTCGGTTCGGGACGAACATCCGCGTTGTACAAGAATCTTGTAAAAGATAAAAAAAGCGCCGTTGAAGCCTCTGCTTTTACCGGATTTCCCGGGGAAAAATTTGAAACCTTGTTTGGCGTCTTTTGCATTCCTTCCAATGATTTTACTAATGCCGAAAATGAAAGCATGATTCTCTCCGAAATCGAAAAAGTGCGCACGGAACCGATACCGGATTCCGAATTGGAAAAGATCAAGGCCAAGGCCAAATCCGGCCTGATTAATGCTCTTGCTTCCAATTCCGGGATGGCCGCCCAATTGGCCGACTATTATTTCACCAAGGGCGACTGGCGGGAATTATTCAAAGAGATCGATCGAGTCAATGCCCTGACCGCCGATGATTTGAAAAAAGCGGCCGAAAAATACCTTGATCCTGACAAGCGAGTCGTCGCCTATCTTGAAAAACCGGTCGAAGATAAAAGCAATTAA
- a CDS encoding alpha-glucan phosphorylase, which yields MKIRQFLVLPNLPEKIHRLRELAMNLWFSWNWDIVKLFIRIDSDLWEKSYQNPIEMLAYLPQQKLEEVAQDEAFLANLDRVYADYQDYLKAGRWFQKQYPEHTNAKIAYFSCEYGIDTGLPIYSGGLGILSGDHLKASSDLGIPLVAVGLLYRYGYFRQFLSSDGWQQERYEENDWYHMPVVLEKDSEGNPIKFNIDFGGTPVKVQIWRVMVGITPLYLMDTNIPDNPSKFREITSVLYSGDKDTRLKQEILLGIGGIRALETLGIKPAVYHMNEGHSMFLLLERMKSLVEKEKLSISEAAQVIWSTTVFTTHTPVPAGNEQFDPKLMETYLKPYVEGIGMTWQKFLAVGRVFNSDSEPYNMTAAALKSAAFCNGVSQLHGKVSRKMWHNIWPNLPAEEVPITSITNGAHLRSWLSHDMVDLFDTYFGPKFTKQSLLFEDWKSINKIPDAELWRVHQRRRERLVFFARKRLQKQLERRGAPVHEVRKADEVLDPRILTIGFARRFSSYKRAFLLFKDVDRILKIIGNKDMPVQILLAGKAHPLDNPGKEIIKNILQVSARDEFRRHIVFLEDYDINVARYLVQGVDVWLNNPRRPQEASGTSGMKAAINGAVNVSVLDGWWCEGYSPETGFKIGNGEEYANAEYQDNLESQFLYDVLERDVIPLFYKRDAANFPNDWVKIVKNSMIMACTRFSSHRMVKDYSNMFYAPAIKAHEAFTANNYEIARGMAKWRSNLHYQWDKITLDDIETPSMEESPKVGDKIPVHLKVNLGAISPDDVTVEVIAGNLNSLEQMDNYEPVPATRVNGDNLENGQHKYEAEVTCKESGRFGIAARIMPHNVNLIHNYLPRMIKWW from the coding sequence ATGAAAATTAGACAATTTTTGGTTCTGCCCAATCTTCCCGAAAAAATACATCGGCTCAGAGAGCTGGCAATGAATTTATGGTTTTCCTGGAATTGGGATATTGTCAAGCTGTTTATCAGAATTGACTCCGATCTCTGGGAAAAATCATATCAGAATCCGATTGAAATGCTGGCCTATCTGCCGCAGCAAAAACTGGAAGAAGTCGCCCAGGATGAGGCCTTTCTGGCCAATCTGGATCGGGTTTATGCCGATTACCAGGATTATTTGAAGGCCGGCCGGTGGTTTCAAAAGCAATATCCCGAACATACTAATGCCAAAATTGCCTACTTTTCCTGCGAATATGGTATCGATACCGGTTTGCCCATCTATTCGGGCGGCCTCGGGATTCTCTCCGGTGACCATTTGAAAGCTTCCAGTGATCTGGGCATTCCTCTTGTCGCGGTCGGATTATTATATCGTTACGGCTACTTTCGTCAGTTTCTTTCCTCCGATGGATGGCAGCAGGAAAGGTATGAAGAAAACGACTGGTACCATATGCCGGTTGTCTTGGAAAAAGACAGCGAAGGCAATCCGATTAAATTCAATATCGATTTCGGCGGGACTCCCGTAAAGGTTCAAATATGGCGCGTTATGGTTGGTATTACTCCCCTGTATCTTATGGATACCAATATTCCGGATAATCCCTCCAAGTTCAGGGAAATCACTTCCGTGCTGTACAGCGGCGACAAGGACACCCGCCTGAAACAGGAAATCCTTCTTGGTATCGGTGGTATCCGGGCGCTGGAAACCCTTGGAATCAAACCCGCGGTGTACCATATGAACGAGGGTCATTCGATGTTCCTGCTGCTGGAAAGAATGAAATCGCTGGTGGAAAAGGAGAAGCTTAGTATCTCCGAAGCCGCTCAGGTGATCTGGTCGACCACAGTCTTTACAACGCATACTCCGGTGCCGGCCGGCAACGAGCAGTTTGATCCCAAGCTGATGGAAACTTACCTGAAACCTTATGTCGAAGGCATCGGTATGACCTGGCAGAAATTTCTGGCGGTCGGCCGCGTTTTCAACAGTGATAGCGAACCATATAATATGACCGCCGCCGCTTTGAAGTCGGCCGCTTTCTGCAACGGGGTCTCGCAGCTTCATGGCAAAGTCTCCCGCAAAATGTGGCACAATATATGGCCCAATCTCCCCGCCGAAGAGGTCCCTATAACCTCCATAACCAACGGGGCGCATTTGCGCTCATGGCTGAGCCATGACATGGTCGATTTATTCGATACTTATTTCGGCCCCAAATTTACCAAACAGTCTTTGCTGTTCGAAGACTGGAAAAGTATTAATAAAATTCCCGATGCCGAATTGTGGCGGGTTCATCAAAGACGTCGCGAGCGCCTGGTATTTTTCGCCCGCAAACGTCTTCAAAAGCAGCTTGAGCGCCGCGGTGCCCCGGTCCATGAAGTCAGGAAAGCCGATGAAGTCCTCGACCCGCGTATTTTGACCATTGGTTTTGCGCGCCGCTTTTCATCTTATAAGAGGGCTTTCCTGTTATTCAAAGATGTCGATCGTATTCTGAAAATAATCGGGAATAAAGATATGCCGGTGCAAATTCTGCTGGCCGGCAAGGCCCATCCGCTCGATAATCCCGGGAAAGAGATTATTAAGAATATCCTTCAGGTCTCCGCTCGCGATGAATTCCGTCGCCATATTGTCTTCCTTGAAGACTACGATATCAATGTCGCGCGCTATCTCGTGCAGGGCGTTGATGTCTGGCTCAACAACCCCCGCCGCCCGCAGGAAGCCTCGGGAACCAGCGGCATGAAGGCCGCCATCAACGGTGCCGTCAATGTTTCTGTTCTCGACGGCTGGTGGTGCGAGGGTTACAGCCCCGAAACCGGTTTTAAAATCGGTAACGGCGAGGAGTATGCCAATGCCGAATATCAGGACAATCTCGAGAGCCAGTTCCTTTATGATGTTCTCGAGAGAGATGTCATCCCCCTCTTTTATAAGAGGGATGCCGCCAATTTTCCTAACGACTGGGTAAAAATCGTCAAGAATTCGATGATCATGGCCTGCACCCGTTTTAGTTCTCACCGGATGGTTAAGGATTACTCCAACATGTTTTACGCCCCGGCTATCAAGGCCCACGAGGCTTTCACCGCCAATAATTATGAAATCGCACGGGGTATGGCTAAATGGCGCTCGAATCTACACTATCAATGGGATAAAATTACACTCGATGATATCGAAACGCCCTCAATGGAAGAATCGCCCAAAGTCGGCGACAAAATACCGGTGCATCTTAAAGTCAACCTGGGTGCCATCTCCCCCGACGATGTCACCGTTGAAGTTATCGCGGGTAATTTGAATTCACTGGAACAGATGGATAATTATGAGCCGGTCCCGGCGACTCGGGTTAATGGTGATAATCTTGAAAACGGGCAGCATAAATATGAAGCCGAAGTTACCTGCAAAGAGTCCGGCCGTTTCGGTATTGCCGCCCGGATCATGCCGCATAATGTCAATCTGATTCACAATTATTTGCCCCGAATGATTAAATGGTGGTAG
- the pckA gene encoding phosphoenolpyruvate carboxykinase (ATP) yields the protein MESKILERYGIRNSGVVYRNLPTPALYAESVRNREGFIAHLGPYVVRTGHHTGRSPKDRFIVRESTSEGKVWWGKENRPFDGKKFDILYYRILAYLQGKQLYVQDCYSGADPDYRMAVRVINETAWHNLFVRNMFIRMASRDELDGFEPEFTVIHIPNFHANPELDGTNSESFVILNFEKRLVIIGGTAYAGEIKKAIFTVQNYYLPQKNVLSMHCSANMGEKGDTAIFFGLSGTGKTTLSTDPDRKLIGDDEHGWSEKGIFNLEGGCYAKVIRLSQEGEPDIYECTRKFGTVLENVAIDIDTRRIDLNDSSLAENTRAAYPITHIKNSAPDGLGGNPSHIILLTADAFGVLPPVTRLTPEVTQKYFLIGYTAKVAGTEIGITEPKATFSSCFGSPFMALEPTVYAHLLRDKIKKHKVSCWLVNTGWVNGPYGIGKRISIAHTRAIIKAILEGTLEKSEYWKDDIFGLEIPKTCPGVPAELLNPALGWADKDKYKTEARKLAEMFENVYLEFKKDEATEKITEMN from the coding sequence ATGGAAAGCAAAATTCTTGAAAGATACGGCATCCGGAATAGCGGCGTTGTCTATCGCAATCTTCCGACACCGGCCCTTTATGCCGAATCAGTCAGAAACAGAGAGGGCTTCATTGCCCATCTTGGCCCTTATGTTGTAAGAACCGGTCATCATACGGGGAGGTCTCCCAAAGACAGATTTATCGTCAGGGAATCGACATCGGAAGGAAAGGTTTGGTGGGGCAAGGAAAATCGGCCCTTTGACGGAAAAAAATTCGACATTCTATATTACCGAATACTGGCTTATCTCCAGGGCAAACAGCTCTATGTTCAGGATTGTTATTCGGGCGCCGATCCCGATTATCGTATGGCAGTTAGAGTAATAAATGAAACAGCGTGGCATAACCTCTTTGTCCGCAACATGTTTATAAGAATGGCAAGTCGCGATGAATTGGATGGTTTCGAACCGGAGTTTACCGTTATTCATATCCCGAATTTCCACGCTAATCCTGAATTGGACGGCACCAATTCCGAATCTTTCGTTATTCTCAATTTCGAAAAGAGACTTGTTATCATCGGCGGGACGGCCTACGCCGGAGAAATAAAAAAGGCCATTTTCACGGTGCAAAATTATTATCTGCCGCAAAAGAATGTGCTTTCGATGCATTGTTCGGCCAATATGGGGGAAAAAGGGGATACCGCGATATTTTTCGGACTTTCGGGAACAGGCAAGACAACCCTTTCCACCGACCCCGATCGAAAGTTAATCGGCGATGATGAGCATGGATGGAGCGAAAAAGGGATTTTCAATCTTGAGGGGGGCTGTTATGCCAAGGTTATTCGGCTCTCTCAGGAAGGAGAACCGGATATTTACGAGTGCACCCGTAAATTCGGGACCGTGCTGGAGAATGTGGCCATCGATATCGATACCAGGCGCATCGATTTGAATGATTCCAGTCTCGCCGAAAATACTCGCGCCGCCTATCCCATAACTCACATTAAAAACAGCGCTCCGGACGGTCTGGGGGGAAACCCGAGTCACATAATCCTCCTGACGGCGGATGCGTTTGGTGTCCTGCCGCCGGTGACCAGATTGACCCCGGAAGTGACACAAAAGTATTTTCTGATAGGTTATACCGCCAAAGTGGCCGGCACCGAAATAGGCATAACCGAGCCCAAAGCGACCTTCAGTTCCTGTTTCGGGTCCCCGTTTATGGCACTGGAACCGACCGTTTATGCTCATCTGTTGCGGGACAAGATTAAGAAACACAAGGTTTCCTGCTGGTTGGTGAATACCGGCTGGGTCAATGGACCCTATGGAATCGGAAAAAGAATCAGCATTGCCCATACGCGGGCAATTATTAAGGCTATTCTGGAGGGGACCTTGGAAAAATCCGAATATTGGAAAGACGACATATTCGGCTTGGAAATTCCCAAAACATGTCCCGGAGTGCCGGCCGAGTTGCTGAACCCGGCTCTGGGCTGGGCCGATAAAGATAAATACAAAACCGAGGCACGAAAGCTTGCCGAAATGTTTGAGAATGTTTATCTTGAGTTCAAAAAGGATGAGGCCACCGAAAAAATTACGGAGATGAATTAA
- a CDS encoding 6-phosphofructokinase, producing MAEKMKIGVLTGGGDCPGLNAVIRAVVKTAISDYDMEVVGFLDGYEGLIENRYKTLKSSDVSGILALGGTILGTSNRADPFHYPVLQGDEYIYLDRSSQAVQNFERLGLDALIAIGGDGTMAASNGMAQKGLKIIGVPKTIDNDLWGTDQTFGFDSALASATDAIDKIHTTAQAHHRVMIVEVMGRYAGWLALASGVAGGGDIILIPEIPYHIDVIVDKIRSRNRRGRNFSIIVIGEGAKSEGGDMVVKKVVKNSPDQLRLGGISNQLAAQIEGIANIETRVTILGHLLRGGTPTAFDRLLASQFGCESVRLAYAGKFGQMVALRGGGIDSVPIIDVAGRIRKVSYDTPLLKAALSLDTSLGVESIDVLKTEQTVAK from the coding sequence ATGGCAGAAAAAATGAAAATCGGCGTTTTGACCGGAGGCGGAGACTGCCCCGGTTTGAATGCCGTCATTCGGGCGGTCGTGAAGACCGCTATCAGCGATTATGACATGGAAGTGGTCGGCTTTCTGGACGGCTATGAGGGATTGATCGAGAATCGCTATAAGACACTGAAATCATCGGATGTTTCGGGCATTCTGGCTCTTGGCGGGACCATTCTCGGCACCTCAAATCGCGCCGACCCGTTTCACTATCCGGTGCTTCAGGGGGATGAATATATCTATCTCGACCGCTCCTCACAGGCGGTTCAGAATTTCGAAAGGCTCGGACTTGACGCCCTGATTGCGATCGGCGGAGACGGCACCATGGCGGCTTCCAACGGTATGGCCCAGAAGGGACTCAAGATAATCGGTGTTCCCAAAACGATCGACAATGATCTCTGGGGAACTGATCAGACTTTTGGTTTTGACTCGGCGCTGGCCTCGGCCACCGATGCCATCGATAAGATCCATACCACTGCCCAGGCCCATCACCGGGTGATGATAGTCGAAGTTATGGGCCGTTATGCGGGATGGCTGGCGCTGGCTTCAGGAGTCGCAGGCGGCGGCGATATTATTTTGATTCCCGAAATCCCATACCATATCGATGTGATAGTCGATAAAATCAGATCCAGAAACCGCCGGGGCCGCAATTTCAGCATTATTGTCATCGGTGAGGGCGCCAAATCGGAAGGCGGCGATATGGTGGTCAAAAAAGTGGTTAAAAACAGCCCGGACCAGTTACGCCTTGGCGGAATTTCCAATCAACTGGCGGCCCAGATCGAGGGAATTGCCAATATCGAAACCAGGGTGACGATTTTGGGGCATCTTCTCCGCGGCGGCACGCCGACCGCATTCGATCGGCTGCTGGCCAGCCAGTTTGGCTGTGAGTCGGTTCGCCTGGCCTATGCCGGGAAATTCGGTCAAATGGTGGCGTTGCGGGGCGGCGGAATCGATTCGGTTCCGATTATCGATGTTGCCGGCCGAATTCGTAAAGTCAGCTATGATACACCATTGCTGAAAGCGGCCCTGTCGCTGGATACGTCGCTTGGCGTTGAAAGCATCGATGTTCTTAAAACCGAACAGACCGTGGCAAAATAA
- a CDS encoding L-threonine 3-dehydrogenase — MTGTMLAAMKVRPAAGAELNKAKIPRPKSNEALIKIKAASICGTDKHIYNWDKWAERRIKPPMIFGHECCGEVVEIGSAVEAIRIGDFISAETHIPCGHCFMCKTGNMHLCQNLSILGVDVNGIFAEYAVIPEICCWKNHPDMSPAFASVQEPLGNAVYTVMESNVSAKKIAIIGDGPIAAFACGVARAVGAALIYNLGMIDFNLDICRRMGADVSINVTTDNDYRRRIIEETSGGVDVVLDMAGNKNAVNDGFAILRRTGTFTAFGIASAPFEFDMAENVVFKGAKIIGINGRKMFETWYQLKNLLDFGRIDISPVISHQFPFTDFMEAIDIAASGKVPSSKIVLLMEPPGR, encoded by the coding sequence ATGACCGGTACAATGCTGGCGGCTATGAAAGTACGACCGGCTGCCGGGGCGGAATTGAATAAGGCCAAAATTCCGCGCCCCAAATCAAATGAAGCCCTCATAAAAATCAAAGCGGCATCCATTTGCGGTACCGATAAACATATTTATAACTGGGATAAATGGGCTGAAAGAAGAATTAAGCCGCCTATGATTTTTGGTCACGAATGTTGCGGTGAAGTGGTTGAAATCGGCTCGGCTGTCGAGGCCATCAGGATCGGAGATTTTATTTCAGCGGAAACGCATATTCCATGCGGCCACTGCTTCATGTGCAAGACAGGAAACATGCATCTCTGTCAGAATCTGTCCATACTTGGAGTGGATGTTAACGGTATTTTCGCCGAATATGCGGTCATCCCGGAAATTTGCTGCTGGAAAAACCATCCTGACATGTCACCCGCCTTCGCATCGGTTCAGGAGCCATTGGGAAATGCCGTTTATACCGTGATGGAAAGTAACGTGTCGGCAAAAAAGATTGCCATTATCGGTGACGGCCCAATCGCGGCATTTGCCTGCGGTGTTGCCAGGGCGGTCGGCGCCGCATTAATATATAATCTGGGGATGATCGATTTTAACCTTGATATTTGCCGTCGCATGGGGGCGGATGTATCGATTAATGTCACGACTGATAATGATTATCGGCGAAGGATTATAGAAGAAACCTCCGGTGGGGTCGATGTGGTTCTGGACATGGCCGGCAACAAGAATGCGGTCAACGACGGATTTGCGATTCTTCGCAGAACCGGAACCTTCACCGCCTTCGGAATTGCTTCGGCGCCATTTGAATTCGATATGGCCGAGAATGTGGTTTTTAAAGGTGCAAAAATTATAGGTATTAACGGCCGCAAGATGTTTGAGACATGGTATCAATTAAAGAATCTTCTTGATTTCGGCAGGATAGATATCAGTCCGGTGATCAGTCACCAATTCCCTTTTACCGATTTTATGGAAGCAATTGACATCGCCGCATCGGGAAAGGTACCATCGTCGAAGATTGTTCTTTTGATGGAACCGCCGGGAAGATGA
- a CDS encoding acetate--CoA ligase, with protein sequence MTNLGVYEEKVKDFSWEISEQELGYKKGDIINIGEYCTDRICRMGKKDKLALIWEGYSGTVRKYTFDDMRLLTNSIAHFLMNLGLQNGDRICIFMDRVPELYFGFLGILKMGGIAQPLFSAFGSESLLTRLENAKTRAIMTQKKHLPKVRNIVSTLPDLEFIIVIDDDGSKPLREREIAFSMDKAERIESIDIFPTKAETPSVLHYTSGTTGQPKGAQHVHYSLISQYITTKYVLDLKDEDIYWCTADPGWVTGTSYGIIGPWACGITQCVLDSGFKAETWYKFIEKHKITVWYSAPTAIRSLMKEGTEAVRKYDLSSLRHLCSVGEPLNAEAVIWSEEAFGLPFHDTYWQTETGSMVISNYPNMKIKPGSMGKPFPGITATVVDLNTHEPIPRTGIVGLIALRPGWPSMFRTYWNNESTYKSKFKNGWYICGDRASIDDDGYFWFVGRDDDVINTGGHLVGPFEIESALLEHEAVAESAVVGKPDPVNMEVVKAFIALKPGFEASKDLNLAIMNFVRKKLSPLAMPQEIEFVASLPKTRSGKIMRRLLRAKEWGEEIGDTSTLENDE encoded by the coding sequence ATGACGAATCTTGGAGTTTACGAAGAGAAGGTCAAAGATTTCAGCTGGGAAATCTCAGAACAGGAGCTGGGTTATAAAAAAGGGGATATAATCAATATCGGTGAATATTGCACCGACCGGATCTGCCGTATGGGAAAGAAAGACAAACTGGCCCTTATCTGGGAAGGTTACAGCGGCACTGTCAGGAAATACACTTTTGACGATATGAGGCTGCTGACTAATTCCATTGCGCATTTTCTCATGAATCTGGGGCTTCAAAACGGCGATCGTATTTGCATTTTTATGGACAGGGTCCCGGAATTGTATTTCGGGTTCCTGGGCATTCTCAAGATGGGCGGGATCGCACAGCCTTTGTTTTCGGCTTTTGGATCGGAATCGCTCCTGACACGCCTTGAAAATGCCAAGACCAGGGCGATCATGACGCAGAAGAAGCATTTGCCCAAGGTCCGCAATATTGTAAGTACTCTGCCCGATCTTGAATTCATTATCGTTATCGATGATGACGGCAGCAAGCCGCTTCGGGAAAGGGAAATCGCTTTCTCGATGGACAAAGCGGAGAGAATAGAGAGTATTGATATTTTTCCAACCAAAGCCGAGACACCTTCGGTCCTGCACTATACATCAGGTACAACCGGCCAACCGAAAGGTGCACAGCACGTCCACTATTCGCTTATTTCTCAGTACATAACGACAAAGTACGTTCTCGATCTTAAGGATGAAGATATATACTGGTGCACCGCGGATCCGGGCTGGGTGACCGGCACTTCTTACGGAATTATCGGGCCATGGGCCTGCGGCATCACCCAATGTGTCCTTGATTCAGGTTTTAAGGCCGAGACCTGGTACAAATTTATTGAAAAACATAAAATCACGGTGTGGTACTCCGCACCGACCGCGATTCGTTCATTGATGAAAGAGGGGACCGAAGCCGTCAGGAAATATGATTTATCATCGCTCAGACATCTTTGTTCGGTCGGCGAACCACTCAATGCCGAGGCGGTTATCTGGTCCGAGGAGGCCTTCGGCCTGCCGTTCCATGATACTTACTGGCAGACCGAAACAGGCAGTATGGTGATTTCCAACTATCCCAATATGAAGATAAAGCCCGGCTCGATGGGCAAGCCGTTTCCGGGAATTACGGCAACGGTAGTGGATCTGAATACGCATGAGCCGATTCCGCGCACCGGCATAGTCGGATTGATAGCTCTGAGGCCGGGTTGGCCCTCGATGTTCAGGACCTATTGGAACAATGAATCCACCTACAAATCGAAATTCAAAAACGGCTGGTATATATGCGGCGATCGGGCCAGTATCGATGACGACGGCTATTTCTGGTTCGTGGGACGCGATGATGATGTCATCAACACCGGCGGCCACCTGGTCGGCCCGTTCGAGATCGAATCGGCCCTTCTGGAACACGAGGCGGTGGCCGAGTCGGCGGTCGTGGGCAAGCCGGACCCGGTCAACATGGAAGTGGTCAAAGCATTTATCGCCCTCAAGCCCGGTTTTGAAGCATCGAAGGATCTGAACCTGGCCATCATGAATTTTGTCCGTAAGAAACTATCGCCGCTGGCCATGCCCCAGGAGATCGAATTTGTTGCGTCGCTTCCGAAAACACGCAGCGGCAAAATTATGCGGCGATTACTGAGAGCAAAGGAGTGGGGCGAAGAAATCGGCGACACTTCAACTCTTGAAAATGATGAATAA